The following proteins are encoded in a genomic region of Paenibacillus sp. FSL H3-0469:
- the uraD gene encoding 2-oxo-4-hydroxy-4-carboxy-5-ureidoimidazoline decarboxylase, giving the protein MTIPADRLTLEQINSLTKTDFVEHLGGIFEHSPWVAEGVYSRRPFDSVQELHAAMMEVARQAEPDQVLVLLRAHPDLATRLAVSPLSAAEQQGAGLDRLTPEEFAQLTGLNAAYTAKFRFPFIFAVRGKTKEEILSAIGERVDRPLMEEQEQALLEIGAITRFRLEDLLGAE; this is encoded by the coding sequence ATGACTATACCGGCGGACCGGTTGACTCTGGAGCAGATTAACTCGCTGACAAAAACAGACTTTGTGGAACATCTCGGCGGCATCTTCGAGCATTCGCCTTGGGTAGCAGAGGGGGTGTACAGCAGGCGTCCGTTCGATTCGGTGCAGGAGCTGCATGCTGCCATGATGGAGGTAGCACGGCAGGCGGAGCCGGACCAGGTGCTGGTACTGCTGAGAGCTCACCCGGATCTGGCGACAAGACTTGCTGTCAGTCCGCTCTCGGCGGCTGAGCAGCAGGGGGCCGGACTGGACCGGCTGACCCCGGAGGAATTCGCGCAGCTTACCGGGCTGAACGCCGCATATACTGCGAAATTCCGCTTTCCGTTCATCTTCGCTGTACGGGGCAAAACAAAAGAAGAGATCCTTAGCGCCATCGGTGAGCGTGTGGACCGTCCGCTTATGGAGGAGCAGGAGCAGGCGCTGCTGGAGATTGGTGCAATCACTCGTTTTCGGCTGGAGGATCTGCTGGGGGCGGAATAG
- a CDS encoding ABC transporter permease, whose product MSPKPGNESATLPPLAGRSGRWYSLRLEYDSSRTRSPWWTPILSVVLALLLCAVFIAANGMSPLVVYEKMFRGAFGTSYGFTETMVKAIPLLLCGLGIAVAYRISVWNIGAEGQLTVGAMAATAVTIYFPGLSSFWSITLMLVFGTAAGALWGLMTAVPRTHFGVNELITSLMLNYVALLALDYVVFGPWKDPKGFNFPGSPMFTAAQSLPVLGSTRLHIGLVFGLVAVLIYYLMIRFTRWGYELRLIGANPTAARYAGIHIKKHIIIVMLISGGLAGIAGMAEVSGVTHKLMQGISPGYGYTAIIVAWLAKLNPLGLIVTSILFGGLIVGGYSVQTIGLPSSISEMLQGAILFFLIAGDMIHRFRIRRSA is encoded by the coding sequence ATGAGTCCGAAGCCTGGAAATGAATCTGCAACGCTTCCGCCGCTGGCGGGGCGCAGCGGGAGGTGGTACTCCCTCAGACTGGAATATGATTCAAGCCGTACCCGTTCACCGTGGTGGACGCCTATTCTGTCGGTTGTTCTGGCACTCTTGCTCTGTGCGGTGTTCATCGCCGCTAATGGAATGAGTCCGCTGGTCGTTTACGAGAAAATGTTCCGGGGAGCCTTCGGCACCTCCTACGGCTTCACAGAAACCATGGTCAAGGCGATTCCGCTGCTGCTCTGCGGGCTAGGCATTGCTGTAGCTTACCGGATCTCCGTGTGGAATATCGGGGCGGAAGGCCAGCTGACGGTAGGTGCTATGGCGGCTACTGCGGTGACGATCTATTTCCCCGGCTTGTCTTCCTTCTGGTCCATTACGCTGATGCTGGTTTTCGGTACAGCGGCCGGAGCCTTGTGGGGCCTGATGACGGCGGTGCCGCGAACCCATTTCGGTGTCAATGAGCTGATTACCTCGCTGATGCTGAACTACGTGGCACTGCTGGCTCTGGATTATGTAGTGTTCGGCCCCTGGAAGGACCCGAAGGGGTTCAACTTCCCGGGTTCGCCGATGTTCACGGCCGCCCAGTCCTTGCCAGTGCTTGGAAGCACCCGGCTGCACATCGGGCTGGTATTCGGCCTGGTGGCCGTGCTGATCTATTATCTGATGATCAGGTTCACCCGCTGGGGCTATGAGCTGCGTCTGATCGGCGCCAATCCAACAGCCGCCCGGTATGCGGGCATTCACATCAAGAAGCATATTATCATCGTCATGCTGATCAGCGGCGGTCTTGCCGGGATTGCCGGCATGGCCGAGGTGTCCGGGGTTACGCATAAGCTGATGCAGGGGATCTCCCCGGGCTATGGCTATACGGCGATCATCGTAGCCTGGCTTGCCAAGCTGAACCCGCTGGGCCTGATTGTGACTTCGATTCTGTTCGGCGGCCTGATTGTGGGCGGCTATAGTGTTCAGACGATCGGACTGCCTTCGTCCATATCGGAAATGCTGCAGGGCGCGATCCTGTTCTTCCTGATTGCCGGCGACATGATTCACCGGTTCCGCATCCGCCGGAGCGCATAA
- a CDS encoding BMP family ABC transporter substrate-binding protein encodes MKQRGQAFKFSVITMFLLAMVLTGCAKNNTASNTGAAATTEPSAASTPAGSEAAATTEPAAKKPTVAFVYIGPPGDGGYTYQHDQGRLYMEKELGIKADFVENVPESADAERIITELAQNHDIVFTTSFGYMDFTLNVAGKFPNVKFLHASGYKTAENMGTYFGKNYQASYLSGIAAGKMTKKNHLGYVGAFPISEVIYNLNAFTLGAQSVNPAVKVDVVWTNTWYDPATERQAAISLLDKGADVLLAYQDSPATLQAAAERGAFAGGNDSDMSKYAPDNYLTNPVWNWGPYYVKAVQSVMDGTWKSEQYSGDMADGMVELAPFGNKVPEDVKKLVEDAKAKIISGELEVFTGPISDNKGNVTVKDGQKLTLEEVLGMNWLVKGVEGTIPQ; translated from the coding sequence ATGAAACAAAGGGGTCAGGCATTCAAATTTAGCGTTATTACGATGTTCCTGCTGGCGATGGTTCTGACGGGGTGCGCAAAGAATAATACAGCATCTAATACGGGTGCAGCAGCAACGACAGAGCCTTCGGCGGCAAGTACACCGGCAGGCAGCGAGGCGGCGGCAACCACTGAGCCGGCAGCGAAGAAGCCGACGGTTGCTTTTGTCTATATCGGGCCTCCGGGTGACGGCGGGTATACGTATCAGCATGATCAGGGCCGCCTGTATATGGAGAAGGAGCTTGGGATCAAGGCCGATTTCGTTGAAAATGTACCGGAAAGCGCCGATGCCGAGCGGATCATCACGGAGCTCGCGCAGAATCATGACATCGTGTTCACCACAAGCTTCGGCTATATGGATTTCACCTTGAATGTGGCCGGCAAATTCCCTAACGTGAAGTTCCTGCATGCCTCCGGCTACAAGACAGCCGAGAACATGGGAACCTACTTCGGCAAAAACTATCAGGCAAGCTATCTGTCCGGGATCGCGGCAGGCAAAATGACAAAGAAAAATCATCTGGGCTATGTGGGAGCCTTCCCGATCAGTGAGGTGATCTATAATCTGAACGCCTTCACGCTGGGCGCGCAGAGTGTCAACCCGGCGGTTAAGGTGGATGTGGTGTGGACGAATACCTGGTATGACCCTGCGACGGAACGTCAGGCGGCAATCAGCCTGCTCGACAAAGGGGCGGACGTCCTGCTGGCGTATCAGGATTCACCGGCTACCCTTCAGGCTGCGGCGGAACGGGGAGCTTTTGCCGGGGGAAATGACTCGGATATGAGCAAGTATGCACCGGACAACTACTTAACCAATCCTGTATGGAACTGGGGTCCTTATTATGTAAAAGCTGTACAGTCCGTGATGGACGGAACCTGGAAAAGTGAGCAGTACTCCGGCGATATGGCGGATGGCATGGTGGAGCTGGCACCGTTCGGCAACAAGGTTCCCGAGGATGTGAAGAAGCTGGTGGAGGACGCCAAGGCCAAGATCATCAGCGGCGAGCTGGAGGTATTCACCGGACCGATCTCGGACAACAAGGGCAATGTAACTGTTAAGGACGGCCAGAAGCTGACCCTTGAAGAGGTGCTTGGCATGAACTGGCTGGTCAAAGGTGTCGAGGGCACGATTCCGCAGTAA
- a CDS encoding ABC transporter ATP-binding protein, whose amino-acid sequence MQDPSVEMRGIVKTFGAVTASDQVDFSANAGEIHALLGENGAGKSTVMSMLSGVYRADAGEILIHGKPARIRSPKDAALLGVGMVFQNFRLVQSLTAAENIVLGEKSSFWRGSKWIKRKHEEIEALGERFGLKFPVDRPIWQLSVGEQQRVEIVKTLYRGADIIILDEPTSVLTPGEAEQLFETLQVMKQAGKTVIMTTHKMKEVMASSDRISVMRKGKMIASLMTGETDELELARLMVGREVTISRQAREATAGEPLLIVRDLEVAADHGRKALDALSLTVHEGEIVGVAGVAGNGQKELAEVLTGLRAWRTGEIRFDGSPVKTASVRGAIDSGISHVPENRMKSGLAGRLGSVDNLLFKSYRSGEHSRFGFLKAARNRSWSQELVRRFNVKTPELDTPVQQLSGGNQQKLLFAREVSHRPKLMVAVHPTQGLDVGAAAGVHELLMELRGSGSGVLLISEDLDELLQLSDRILVIYGGSIIGESDHEQADREQIGLMMAGIRSREGSAV is encoded by the coding sequence ATGCAGGACCCTTCGGTTGAAATGCGCGGGATAGTGAAGACATTCGGTGCTGTAACGGCCAGCGATCAAGTTGATTTTTCGGCAAATGCGGGGGAGATTCACGCGCTGCTCGGGGAGAACGGGGCAGGCAAAAGCACAGTCATGAGCATGCTGTCAGGAGTGTACCGGGCGGACGCAGGAGAGATTCTTATTCATGGCAAACCGGCCAGAATCCGTTCCCCGAAGGATGCGGCATTGCTCGGTGTAGGCATGGTCTTTCAGAACTTCAGACTGGTGCAGAGCCTTACAGCGGCGGAGAATATCGTGCTTGGCGAAAAGTCGTCTTTCTGGCGCGGCAGCAAATGGATCAAACGTAAGCATGAAGAGATAGAGGCGCTTGGAGAACGGTTTGGCTTGAAATTTCCCGTCGACCGGCCGATCTGGCAGCTGTCTGTCGGCGAGCAGCAGCGTGTTGAGATTGTCAAAACGCTATACCGCGGGGCAGACATCATCATCCTGGATGAGCCGACTTCGGTGCTGACACCGGGAGAGGCGGAGCAACTGTTCGAGACGCTTCAGGTGATGAAGCAGGCGGGCAAGACGGTGATCATGACCACGCATAAAATGAAGGAGGTCATGGCCTCCTCAGACCGGATCTCCGTGATGCGCAAGGGGAAAATGATTGCTTCGCTGATGACAGGCGAGACGGATGAGCTGGAGCTGGCCCGGCTTATGGTAGGCCGGGAGGTTACGATCAGCCGTCAGGCGCGCGAGGCAACGGCCGGAGAGCCGCTGCTGATCGTCCGCGATCTGGAGGTCGCAGCAGATCATGGCCGCAAGGCGCTGGATGCCCTGTCGCTTACGGTTCATGAAGGCGAAATTGTGGGCGTGGCCGGCGTTGCTGGCAACGGGCAGAAGGAGCTGGCGGAGGTATTGACGGGGCTTAGAGCATGGAGGACGGGCGAGATCCGGTTCGATGGCAGTCCTGTGAAAACAGCTTCGGTAAGAGGAGCGATCGATTCGGGCATCTCGCATGTGCCGGAGAACCGGATGAAGAGCGGTCTGGCCGGACGGCTGGGGTCGGTTGACAACCTGCTGTTCAAGTCTTACCGCAGCGGAGAGCATTCCCGGTTCGGCTTTCTGAAGGCGGCCAGGAACCGCTCCTGGTCGCAGGAACTGGTCCGCCGCTTCAATGTGAAGACGCCGGAGCTGGATACTCCCGTGCAGCAATTGTCCGGCGGGAATCAGCAGAAGCTGCTGTTCGCCCGCGAGGTCAGCCACCGTCCGAAGCTGATGGTGGCCGTGCATCCGACGCAAGGGCTGGATGTCGGCGCAGCGGCAGGGGTGCATGAGCTGCTGATGGAGCTGCGCGGCTCCGGCAGCGGGGTGCTCCTGATCTCCGAGGATCTGGATGAGCTGCTGCAGTTATCCGACCGTATTCTGGTGATCTATGGCGGTTCCATTATAGGCGAGAGTGATCATGAGCAGGCGGACCGGGAACAAATTGGCCTGATGATGGCCGGTATCCGGAGCAGGGAGGGAAGTGCGGTATGA
- a CDS encoding NTP transferase domain-containing protein: MKVAGIFLAAGRSNGAGASEGSLNRAGAGSASAAMLSELENCGLAPLVVVVRADDPLSWLPPAGKADNMRRIETCLTAHLGLSFSLRCGLNAVASLQPDAVVIAAADQPFVAAAQIRRFIQAYEQHPELDYVTSAQEGLLMPPTLFSSTLFRELQELDDEEGIAAIMRTKEYKGLILPQESVQAFAEPGLPESFGGYRREWSVRSGNRQ, translated from the coding sequence ATGAAGGTGGCCGGAATCTTTTTGGCGGCAGGCCGCAGTAATGGAGCAGGGGCCTCGGAAGGTTCTCTGAACAGGGCAGGCGCGGGTTCAGCCAGTGCGGCGATGCTCAGTGAGCTGGAGAACTGCGGGCTTGCGCCGCTGGTTGTTGTGGTTCGCGCGGATGATCCTTTGAGCTGGCTGCCGCCTGCCGGGAAGGCGGACAATATGCGGCGGATTGAGACTTGCCTGACGGCCCATTTGGGCCTGTCCTTCTCACTGCGCTGCGGCTTGAATGCTGTTGCTTCGCTTCAGCCGGATGCGGTGGTCATTGCAGCGGCGGATCAGCCGTTTGTGGCGGCAGCTCAGATCCGCCGGTTCATCCAAGCGTATGAGCAGCACCCGGAGCTTGATTATGTCACGAGTGCACAAGAAGGATTGCTGATGCCGCCCACCCTGTTCTCAAGTACGCTGTTCCGCGAACTTCAAGAGCTGGACGATGAAGAGGGCATAGCTGCCATTATGCGGACCAAGGAGTATAAGGGGCTCATCCTGCCTCAAGAGTCTGTTCAGGCGTTCGCAGAGCCCGGGCTGCCGGAGAGCTTCGGAGGGTACCGCAGAGAATGGAGCGTGCGGAGCGGCAACAGACAGTGA
- a CDS encoding ABC transporter permease, with amino-acid sequence MDFTTQLLIAAISAGTPLLLATLGGILTERAGIIQLGAEGLMLMGAVTTCIVYIRSGNLILALLSAVAITALLGMVHSFLCVTLRANQTMSGLAMTLFGSGLSAYVGKSISGIPLPGSLPKLDLAVLKPVPVLGELFGRLDMLTWFSLLLVLVLHLLIHHTSWGLHLRAVGDNPATADVMGIRVQLIRYCYVTAGAALIGLAGADMVLAYAPTWNEGLTAGLGWIAVGLVIFARWNPLRALFCAYFFGALDSLGFRIQLLGSAVPSYFLKMIPYVVTILVLMYLGYRNRNKPSGTPESLGTPYIREQRF; translated from the coding sequence ATGGATTTCACTACACAATTATTAATCGCCGCTATCTCCGCCGGAACACCGCTGCTGCTGGCTACGCTGGGAGGCATTCTGACCGAACGGGCCGGCATTATCCAGCTCGGCGCGGAGGGGCTGATGCTGATGGGGGCAGTGACGACTTGTATCGTCTACATCCGCAGCGGGAATCTCATCCTTGCGCTGCTCTCGGCGGTAGCCATTACCGCTCTTCTGGGTATGGTTCATTCGTTCTTATGTGTCACGCTGAGGGCGAATCAGACGATGTCGGGCCTGGCTATGACGCTGTTCGGCAGCGGGCTTAGCGCTTATGTGGGCAAGTCGATCAGCGGTATTCCGCTTCCCGGCAGTTTGCCAAAGCTGGATCTGGCGGTGCTGAAGCCGGTGCCGGTGCTCGGGGAGCTTTTTGGCAGGCTGGATATGCTGACCTGGTTCAGTCTCCTGCTCGTCCTTGTGCTGCATCTGCTGATTCACCATACCTCGTGGGGGCTGCATCTGCGGGCAGTCGGCGACAATCCGGCTACTGCGGACGTCATGGGGATTCGTGTGCAGCTGATCCGTTACTGCTATGTTACTGCCGGAGCGGCGCTGATTGGTCTTGCCGGTGCGGATATGGTGCTGGCGTATGCGCCGACCTGGAATGAAGGGCTGACCGCCGGGCTGGGCTGGATCGCCGTGGGTCTGGTGATTTTCGCCAGATGGAATCCGCTGCGCGCGCTCTTCTGTGCCTACTTCTTCGGAGCGCTCGATTCGCTGGGCTTCCGTATTCAGCTGCTGGGGAGTGCGGTGCCGTCTTATTTTCTGAAAATGATTCCTTACGTCGTAACCATTCTCGTATTGATGTATCTGGGATACCGCAACCGCAACAAGCCCTCCGGTACGCCGGAGTCGCTGGGAACACCTTATATCCGGGAACAGCGGTTCTAG